A part of Nocardioides sp. WS12 genomic DNA contains:
- a CDS encoding MCE family protein, with the protein MTMVSSIFKRIDRRVLILVGVVLLVGVMINVFNSPKEMKTVTANFPRAVSVYKGTDVRVLGVNVGKVTAVIPAGNSVRVEMEYDASYKIPAGAQAVIVTPTLVADRFVQLTPVYVGGDVMADGADIALPQTGVPVELDRIYASLQSLTQALGPNGVNADGTLDHLLAAGEKAFSGQGTKGNQMIRDLAQAAETFGDGAGPLFETVTYLAEFTRTLAENDTLVRAFMQDLTGVSAMLAEESDELEQAVTAVAQAVGSVESFVKNNRDAFVTDVEKLTEVLSTIVSEKDNLKKAMEVAPVAMGNLHMGFDHVSGSQNSRIGIGGQIWDADGFLCAVIQQQPGMPAALKDTTCDLIEKLLEPIVSQLPWLPPEYKSYLPKQVDTKQGIRRPEVTEVSYSTGDNASVENLLGGGQ; encoded by the coding sequence ATGACGATGGTTTCCTCGATCTTCAAGCGCATCGACCGACGGGTGTTGATCCTCGTCGGGGTGGTCCTTCTCGTCGGCGTCATGATCAACGTCTTCAACTCGCCGAAGGAGATGAAGACGGTCACGGCGAACTTCCCGCGTGCTGTCAGCGTCTACAAGGGCACCGACGTCCGGGTCCTCGGTGTCAACGTCGGCAAGGTGACTGCGGTGATCCCCGCCGGCAACTCGGTCCGGGTCGAGATGGAGTACGACGCGTCGTACAAGATCCCGGCGGGAGCGCAAGCCGTCATCGTGACCCCCACCCTGGTCGCTGACCGGTTCGTCCAGCTCACGCCCGTGTACGTCGGCGGCGACGTGATGGCGGATGGTGCCGACATCGCGCTGCCGCAGACCGGGGTGCCGGTCGAGCTCGACCGCATCTACGCCAGCCTCCAGTCCCTGACCCAGGCGCTCGGCCCCAACGGGGTCAACGCCGACGGCACTCTCGACCACCTGCTGGCGGCGGGGGAGAAGGCCTTCTCGGGGCAGGGCACCAAGGGCAACCAGATGATCCGTGACCTCGCGCAGGCAGCCGAGACCTTCGGTGACGGCGCCGGCCCGTTGTTCGAGACGGTGACCTACCTCGCGGAGTTCACCCGGACCCTCGCGGAGAACGACACGCTGGTGCGTGCGTTCATGCAGGACCTCACCGGTGTCTCGGCGATGCTCGCCGAGGAGAGCGACGAACTCGAGCAGGCCGTGACTGCGGTCGCCCAGGCCGTCGGCAGCGTCGAGTCCTTCGTGAAGAACAACCGCGACGCCTTCGTCACCGACGTCGAGAAGCTCACCGAAGTGCTGAGCACCATCGTGTCGGAGAAGGACAACCTGAAGAAGGCGATGGAGGTCGCACCCGTGGCCATGGGCAACCTGCACATGGGCTTCGACCACGTCAGCGGTTCGCAGAACTCGCGGATCGGCATCGGCGGGCAGATCTGGGACGCCGACGGCTTCCTCTGCGCGGTGATCCAGCAGCAGCCGGGCATGCCCGCCGCGCTCAAGGACACCACCTGCGATCTGATCGAGAAGCTGCTCGAGCCGATCGTCAGCCAGCTGCCGTGGCTGCCGCCCGAGTACAAGTCGTACCTGCCCAAGCAGGTCGACACCAAGCAGGGCATCCGGCGCCCCGAGGTCACCGAGGTCTCCTACTCGACCGGCGACAACGCCTCCGTCGAGAACCTGCTGGGAGGTGGACAGTGA
- a CDS encoding MCE family protein, which produces MRTPRLRGWARGAAALLAGTVLLTGCDFDGAYDLPLPGHPVDADDAFEITAYFKDVLNVVPRSPVMVDDVVVGEVTEVERAGWNAKVTLILRKDVKLPDNVIADIRQVSLLGEKYVALEAPKEQAATGRLAEGDTIQLAQTGRNPEVEEVLGALSFLLSGGGVAQLGTIVHEANQVMSGREDRLRNLLSSLDSVVGTIDQQKVDIINALQSMNNLTTKLNAEKDTIGEALDATGPAIKVLAAQHEELIAMLDALDKLGKVGTRVINASKEDVLSILKDLSPVLRKLTEADEQLAPGLNLLVSFPFPQSANKIVEGDYADTIIRADLDIANLYKTLGLPEIQLPDLGEVLDQVTRCLRSGNLLGTACAKVLNDVNLLKDLQDQCKTAALKTSPVCKLLNSLPTLDLNDLLKNGLLGADGPLGGLTRGLAGVEPSYNNSSTESLLGATA; this is translated from the coding sequence GTGAGGACCCCACGCCTGCGCGGCTGGGCCCGGGGTGCAGCTGCACTCCTGGCCGGCACGGTGCTGCTCACCGGCTGTGACTTCGACGGCGCCTACGACCTGCCCCTGCCCGGGCACCCGGTCGATGCCGACGACGCCTTCGAGATCACGGCCTACTTCAAGGACGTCCTGAACGTGGTCCCGAGGTCCCCGGTCATGGTCGACGACGTCGTCGTCGGCGAGGTGACCGAGGTCGAACGGGCTGGCTGGAATGCCAAGGTGACCCTGATCCTGCGCAAGGACGTGAAGCTCCCCGACAACGTGATCGCCGACATCCGGCAGGTCTCCCTCCTGGGTGAGAAGTACGTCGCCCTGGAAGCCCCGAAGGAGCAGGCGGCCACCGGTCGCCTGGCCGAGGGCGACACCATCCAGCTCGCGCAGACCGGCCGCAACCCGGAGGTCGAGGAAGTGCTCGGCGCCCTCTCGTTCCTGCTCAGCGGCGGCGGCGTGGCCCAACTCGGCACGATCGTGCACGAGGCCAACCAGGTCATGTCCGGTCGCGAGGACCGGTTGCGCAACCTGCTGTCGTCCCTGGACTCGGTGGTGGGAACCATCGACCAGCAGAAGGTCGACATCATCAACGCGCTCCAGTCGATGAACAACCTGACCACCAAGCTCAATGCCGAGAAGGACACCATCGGCGAAGCGCTCGACGCCACCGGCCCCGCGATCAAGGTGCTCGCCGCGCAGCACGAGGAACTCATCGCGATGCTCGACGCGCTCGACAAGCTGGGCAAGGTGGGCACCCGCGTCATCAACGCGAGCAAGGAGGACGTGCTGAGCATCCTCAAGGACCTCAGCCCCGTCCTGCGCAAGCTGACCGAGGCCGACGAGCAGCTCGCGCCCGGCCTCAACCTGCTGGTGAGCTTCCCGTTCCCCCAGTCGGCCAACAAGATCGTCGAGGGCGACTACGCCGACACGATCATCCGTGCCGACCTCGACATCGCGAACCTCTACAAGACGCTGGGGCTCCCGGAGATCCAGTTGCCCGACCTCGGGGAAGTGCTGGACCAGGTGACCCGGTGCCTGCGGAGCGGGAACCTTCTCGGTACCGCGTGCGCGAAGGTGCTCAACGACGTCAACCTGCTCAAGGACCTGCAGGACCAGTGCAAGACGGCGGCCCTGAAGACCAGCCCGGTCTGCAAGTTGCTGAACTCGCTGCCGACCCTGGACCTGAACGACCTGCTCAAGAACGGTCTGCTCGGCGCGGACGGCCCACTGGGCGGACTGACCCGCGGCCTGGCCGGCGTCGAACCGTCGTACAACAACAGCAGCACCGAGAGCCTGTTGGGAGCGACCGCATGA
- a CDS encoding MCE family protein, translating into MLVNIHHDSAKEHNRLLVAGVVFLSVIALLLWLSIAIYNKTFDNSTIVTVKADRAGLQLAKFGDVRLNGALVGRVDKISQDGEEAEITLAIEPDAATKIPANVEVQILPTTLFGQKFVALIRPEAASETPLKDGDVIPSDRVETNVELSQILADLFPLLRAVRPADLNATLNALLTALEGRGEDIGETMDQLGQYIGAIDESLPTLRKDLIALAEVADAYDLAAPDLLDVLDNVTVSSKTVTEKAADLDVFFSDLTGLANTSRRILGDNEQNLIRMGQVTAPVIALLARYSPEFPCLIRGAANYEPILSKTFEGNVVKQYMEFFTPQFRPYDERDLPEYGEVGHGPWCAGLPSFKVPADQKTLDQGSDIDEKGGYLPFPIPGLPNPNPAAHIDSGYAGSAGEQEVLNAMLAGDSGRTPEAYGALGSLLYGPVVREGQAAG; encoded by the coding sequence GTGCTGGTGAACATCCACCACGACAGCGCGAAGGAGCACAACCGGCTCCTGGTCGCTGGTGTCGTCTTCCTCAGCGTCATCGCGCTGCTGCTCTGGCTGTCGATCGCGATCTACAACAAGACGTTCGACAACAGCACCATCGTCACCGTGAAGGCGGACCGCGCCGGCCTGCAGTTGGCGAAGTTCGGCGACGTGCGTCTCAACGGTGCGCTCGTCGGACGGGTCGACAAGATCTCCCAGGACGGCGAAGAGGCCGAGATCACCCTGGCCATCGAGCCCGATGCGGCCACGAAGATCCCGGCGAACGTCGAGGTGCAGATCCTGCCCACGACGTTGTTCGGCCAGAAGTTCGTGGCGCTGATCCGGCCGGAGGCTGCGTCGGAGACCCCGCTCAAGGACGGCGACGTGATCCCGTCGGACCGGGTCGAGACCAACGTCGAGCTCAGCCAGATCCTCGCTGACCTGTTCCCGCTGCTGCGTGCGGTGCGTCCTGCTGACCTCAACGCCACCCTCAACGCGCTGTTGACCGCGCTTGAGGGCCGTGGCGAGGACATCGGAGAGACGATGGACCAGCTCGGCCAGTACATCGGTGCGATCGACGAATCCCTGCCGACCCTGCGCAAGGACCTGATCGCGCTCGCCGAAGTGGCCGACGCCTACGACCTCGCGGCGCCTGACCTGCTCGACGTGCTCGACAACGTCACCGTGAGCAGCAAGACGGTGACGGAGAAGGCCGCCGACCTCGACGTCTTCTTCTCCGACCTCACCGGTCTGGCGAACACCTCGCGCCGCATCCTCGGTGACAACGAGCAGAACCTGATCCGGATGGGCCAGGTCACTGCGCCGGTCATCGCACTCCTGGCGCGGTACTCACCCGAGTTCCCCTGCCTGATCCGCGGTGCGGCCAACTACGAGCCGATCCTCTCCAAGACGTTCGAGGGCAACGTCGTCAAGCAGTACATGGAGTTCTTCACGCCGCAGTTCCGGCCCTACGACGAGCGCGACCTCCCGGAGTACGGCGAGGTCGGGCACGGACCGTGGTGTGCGGGCCTGCCGTCGTTCAAGGTTCCGGCCGACCAGAAGACGCTCGACCAGGGCTCCGACATCGACGAGAAGGGCGGGTACCTCCCGTTCCCGATCCCCGGCCTGCCCAACCCGAACCCCGCCGCACACATCGACAGTGGCTACGCCGGCAGCGCCGGCGAGCAGGAGGTCCTCAACGCGATGCTCGCTGGTGACAGCGGCCGTACCCCCGAGGCGTACGGCGCCCTGGGCTCCCTGCTGTACGGGCCTGTTGTCCGTGAAGGGCAGGCGGCCGGATGA
- a CDS encoding MlaD family protein: protein MTRGVRIRLMAFVVLSAVGITYITASYLGLVDKVTGRGLTVTATLPGSGGIFEGSEVTYRGVKIGKVSRVVPTEEGIDLTLALEHDAKVPLDSAISVHNLSAVGEQYFDFQPADDKGPYAKDGSKFIGNDDSLPVDEGDLLVDLNQFVQSVDKDSLQKVVEELGVMFNDTGADLQRLLDGGSKFIAEASEHTDETIALLNDGLTVLRTQQGQKENIRKFAADLNTVTTMLRENDGSLRTVLSATPGAARELTSLLKELEPTLPILFGDLVTIDQILVTEIDGLEQLLVTYPALISGGPTGSTADGYGHVNLQFDYSVPPCTKGYVPPADWRSTQDLTDVEAADVSCTAPAPYAMRGSKYAPANRKNRASPGRVYSGTYDPSTGAVPGLVDTAGNPVKLMQPENLSVLGGDAWKWLLVGPVASR, encoded by the coding sequence ATGACGCGCGGCGTACGGATCCGGCTGATGGCCTTCGTCGTGCTGAGCGCGGTGGGCATCACCTACATCACGGCTAGTTACCTCGGTCTCGTCGACAAGGTGACCGGTCGGGGCCTCACGGTCACGGCCACCCTGCCCGGCTCGGGCGGCATCTTCGAGGGCAGCGAGGTGACCTACCGGGGCGTCAAGATCGGCAAGGTCTCCAGGGTTGTGCCGACCGAGGAGGGCATCGACCTGACCCTTGCCCTGGAACACGACGCCAAGGTCCCGCTCGACTCGGCGATCTCGGTGCACAACCTCTCCGCCGTCGGTGAGCAGTACTTCGACTTCCAGCCTGCTGACGACAAGGGCCCGTACGCGAAGGACGGGTCGAAGTTCATCGGCAACGACGACTCGCTGCCGGTAGACGAGGGCGACCTGCTGGTCGACCTCAACCAGTTCGTCCAGTCGGTCGACAAGGACAGCCTGCAGAAGGTCGTCGAGGAACTCGGCGTGATGTTCAACGACACCGGGGCAGACCTGCAGCGTCTGCTCGACGGCGGTTCGAAGTTCATCGCCGAGGCCAGCGAGCACACCGACGAGACGATTGCGCTGCTGAACGACGGCCTGACGGTCCTGCGCACGCAGCAGGGCCAGAAGGAGAACATTCGCAAGTTCGCCGCCGACCTGAACACGGTGACGACGATGCTGCGCGAGAACGACGGCAGCCTGCGCACCGTCCTCAGCGCCACCCCGGGTGCCGCGCGCGAGCTGACCAGTCTGCTGAAGGAGCTGGAGCCGACCCTGCCGATCCTCTTCGGCGACCTCGTCACGATCGACCAGATCCTGGTGACGGAGATCGACGGGCTCGAGCAGTTGCTCGTCACCTACCCGGCCCTGATCTCGGGTGGTCCGACCGGCAGTACGGCCGACGGCTACGGCCACGTCAACCTGCAGTTCGACTACAGCGTCCCGCCCTGCACCAAGGGCTATGTGCCGCCCGCGGACTGGCGTTCCACGCAGGACCTGACCGATGTGGAGGCAGCCGACGTGAGCTGTACGGCGCCCGCGCCGTACGCCATGCGGGGCAGCAAGTACGCCCCGGCGAACCGCAAGAACCGGGCGTCCCCGGGCCGCGTCTACAGTGGCACCTACGACCCGTCCACCGGCGCTGTGCCCGGACTGGTCGACACAGCAGGGAACCCGGTGAAGTTGATGCAGCCGGAGAACCTGTCCGTCCTGGGAGGGGATGCGTGGAAGTGGCTGTTGGTGGGTCCGGTGGCGAGCCGGTGA
- a CDS encoding MlaD family protein has translation MARASDARVLRLGVITLVLMTLISAATFNLGKFPGFRGTTYYAEFSDASGIHKGNIVQVGGIRVGRVSDVTLDGDKVLVKFDLDGDVDFGKDSTASIEVLNLLGEKYLDVQPVGKGQLAEGGTIPVERTESAYDIVGVFSDLTNTTEEIDTQQLSEALDTVADTLDVSAPEIQASFDGIARLSRSVASRDEEIQTLFASSKEVTKVLSERSDDIVQLMKSSDLVFQELTKRQAAVHDLLVNARLLAQELRGLVKDNEKQIGPALKEVNGLVTFLTGKKNKLKETLAALGPYVSILSNIIGTGPWFDAYAANLLALPTGEFLPGFPE, from the coding sequence ATGGCCCGGGCAAGCGATGCACGCGTTCTGCGCCTCGGCGTGATCACCCTCGTGTTGATGACGTTGATCTCCGCGGCGACCTTCAACCTGGGCAAGTTCCCGGGCTTCCGGGGCACCACGTACTACGCCGAGTTCAGTGACGCCAGCGGGATCCACAAGGGCAACATCGTCCAGGTGGGCGGGATCCGGGTCGGCCGCGTCAGTGACGTCACGCTCGACGGCGACAAGGTCCTGGTGAAGTTCGACCTCGACGGTGACGTCGACTTCGGCAAGGACAGCACCGCCTCGATCGAGGTCCTCAACCTGCTCGGGGAGAAGTACCTCGACGTGCAGCCGGTCGGCAAGGGTCAGCTCGCTGAGGGCGGCACCATTCCGGTCGAGCGCACCGAGTCGGCCTACGACATCGTCGGCGTGTTCAGCGACCTGACGAACACGACCGAGGAGATCGACACCCAGCAGCTCTCCGAAGCGCTGGACACCGTCGCCGACACCCTCGACGTCTCCGCCCCCGAGATCCAGGCGTCCTTCGACGGCATCGCACGCCTCTCGCGCAGCGTCGCCTCGCGGGACGAGGAGATCCAGACCCTCTTTGCGAGCTCGAAGGAGGTCACCAAGGTCCTGTCCGAGCGCAGCGACGACATCGTCCAGCTGATGAAGAGCAGTGATCTGGTCTTCCAGGAACTCACCAAGCGCCAGGCCGCCGTCCACGACCTGCTCGTCAACGCGCGCCTCCTGGCCCAGGAACTCCGGGGCCTGGTCAAGGACAACGAGAAGCAGATCGGACCGGCCCTCAAGGAGGTCAATGGTCTGGTGACCTTCCTGACCGGCAAGAAGAACAAGCTCAAGGAGACGCTCGCGGCCCTCGGTCCGTACGTCTCCATCCTGTCCAACATCATCGGCACCGGCCCGTGGTTCGACGCCTATGCGGCCAACCTGCTGGCGTTGCCCACCGGTGAGTTCCTGCCTGGATTCCCGGAGTGA
- a CDS encoding MCE family protein, producing MSSLPTEANLRRQRNAPTYAAAIKLGIFTLVSIFVTGLLAVIMGNIGFGDRNEFRAIFTNATSLSKGDDVRVAGVNVGEVKKVEHHNRSQAIVTFKVDTGVKMTTASRAEIRFLNLVGDRYMALEAGTGSEDARPLESGATIPVDHTKPALDLTVLFDGFKPLFAALSPDQVNELSMNLVQVLQGEGGTVKSLLAHTASLTGTLADRDALIGDVVTNLSQTLKTVDERHDQLSTLVIELKDWMTDLAKDRNTIGSSLDNISQLTVTVADLLRRGRPLLKEDIAALRALSKLLNKPENRANLSQLLDRMPETMQDQTRTGTYGSWYQYYVCGFSAKIRLPVIADLPILKEIQKYIGDINFHSSAPRCQN from the coding sequence ATGAGCAGTCTTCCCACCGAGGCGAACCTGCGCCGTCAGCGGAACGCCCCGACGTACGCCGCTGCGATCAAGCTCGGCATCTTCACCCTGGTGTCCATCTTCGTGACCGGCCTGCTGGCTGTGATCATGGGCAACATCGGTTTCGGTGACCGCAACGAGTTCCGGGCCATCTTCACCAATGCGACGTCGCTGTCGAAGGGCGACGACGTACGCGTCGCGGGCGTCAACGTCGGCGAGGTCAAGAAGGTCGAGCACCACAACCGGTCGCAGGCGATCGTGACGTTCAAGGTCGACACCGGCGTGAAGATGACGACCGCCTCGCGGGCCGAGATCCGGTTCCTCAACCTCGTCGGCGACCGCTACATGGCGCTCGAGGCGGGCACCGGTTCCGAGGACGCGCGTCCGCTGGAGTCCGGAGCCACGATCCCGGTCGACCACACGAAGCCGGCCCTCGACCTGACCGTGCTCTTCGACGGGTTCAAGCCCCTGTTCGCCGCGCTCAGCCCCGACCAGGTCAACGAGCTCAGCATGAACCTGGTGCAGGTCCTGCAGGGGGAGGGCGGCACGGTGAAGAGCCTGCTGGCCCACACCGCGTCGCTCACGGGCACGCTTGCGGATCGCGACGCGCTGATCGGTGACGTGGTCACGAACCTGAGCCAGACGCTGAAGACCGTCGACGAGCGCCACGACCAGCTCAGCACCCTGGTGATCGAACTCAAGGACTGGATGACCGACCTGGCGAAGGACCGCAACACCATCGGGTCCTCCCTGGACAACATCTCCCAGCTCACCGTGACGGTGGCCGACCTGTTGCGCCGCGGCCGTCCGCTGCTCAAGGAGGACATCGCCGCCCTGCGCGCGCTGTCCAAGCTCCTCAACAAGCCGGAGAACCGCGCGAACCTCTCGCAACTCCTGGACCGGATGCCCGAGACGATGCAGGACCAGACGCGAACCGGTACCTACGGCTCCTGGTACCAGTACTACGTCTGCGGCTTCTCGGCGAAGATCAGGCTCCCTGTGATTGCGGATCTGCCGATCCTCAAGGAGATCCAGAAGTACATCGGCGACATCAACTTCCACTCCAGCGCACCGAGGTGTCAGAACTGA